The Bacillus sp. NEB1478 genome contains the following window.
ACAAGACGGTCTTTTTCTTCTTCTGATAAAAGACGGTATAAATCACCAGCCTGTGTAAAGTGATCGTGGTGGTCATACGAAACACTTTCAGCAACTCCATCAACCGGATATGCCGCTTGTCTGTTTTCGGAAGATTCCATAGGTCCTTCAAAACTATTAGGTTCATAATAAACTGCAGAACCCCCGTTATGATCAAAACGCATCTGACCATCCCGCTGATAGTTATTCACTTCATTTCGCGAACGATTAATTGGCAGGGCTTGATGATTCGCCCCTACACGATACCGATGTGCATCATGATAAGCGAATAATCTGCCTTGCAGCATTTTATCTGGAGATACGTCGATTCCCGGTACTAATGTGCCAGGTGAAAACGTTGCCTGTTCAACTTCGGCAAAATAATTTTCAGGATTTTTATTTAAAACCATACGTCCCACTTCAATTAGCGGATAGTCTTTTTGTGACCAGACCTTAGTAACGTCAAACGGATCAAAACGATACGATTTCGCATCTTCTAGTGGCATAATTTGTACATATAATTTCCAAGCAGGAAAGTCGCCATTTTTGATTGCATGGAAAAGATCTTCTGTATGATAATCGGGGTTTTCACCTGCTAGTTTAGCAGCGAGTTCGTTTGATAAGTTTTTAACACCTTGTTCTGTTTTAAAATGATATTTCACCCAAACTCCATCTCCATCTGCATTAACCCATTTAAATGTATGACTGCCAAAACCATGCATATGGCGGAAAGTTGCTGGTATACCTCGATCAGACATAAGTATCGTTACTTGATGAAGGGATTCAGGAGATAATGACCAAAAGTCCCAAATTGCGTTCGGGTTTTTCAAGTGAGTTTGCGGGTGACGTTTTTGAGTATGAATGAAGTCCGGAAATTTAATTGCATCTCGTATGAAGAAAACAGGTGTGTTGTTTCCAACTAAGTCATAGTTCCCTTCTTCCGTGTAAAATTTCACAGCAAAACCCCGTGGATCACGTACGGTATCTGCTGAGCCATTCTCTCCAGCAACTGTAGAAAAACGAACAAATAATGGAGTACATTTTCCAACTTCAGATAAAAAGTGAGCTTTTGTATATTTTTTGACGTCATTCGTTACTTCAAAGTATCCATGGGCACCTGCACCTTTTGCATGTACAACTCGTTCAGGTACTCTTTCCCTATTGAAGTGTGCGAGTTTTTCTAATAGATGAACATCTTGAATTAATGTGGGTCCGCGTGATCCTGCAGTCATTGAATTCTGGTTATCCCCTACGGGTGCTCCCCAGCTTGTCGTCAAATGCTTCCTTTCATTAGTCATAAAACGTCACCTCATTAAAATAAATTATTGAACACCATTAATGATATCACTTCTCAATGGATAATCAATACTTTTTTATAATTATTATTATATGAAAAATGTTATAAAGTGTCGAATCATGACTTTTAAACATAAATAGGAGCTGACTTGTTTAAAGTCAGCTCCTATTGTAAATTATTTTTGCTGTTTATTTAACCATTGTTGATATTGAGTGATTGATTTCCTCTTCAATTGTTCCCTTATCACAGTGCGTGCGGCTTCCGATCCTATCAATTTTTTCAACAGTTTATTTTCATAAACAATAGAAAAACAGCGTTTTTTATGAATTCGATAGAGACTTAAGTTGATCATAAAATGCTGGATAGGATACAGCTACTGCTTCAGGATTTGTTAACCTAGTTTCACCTTTAGCTATGCAAGAAGCAATACTTAGCATCATACCAATTCTATGATCACCATAACTGTCAACTCGAGCGCCTTTTAAAGATGTTTTGCCATGAATAATCATTCCGTCTTCCGTTGCCTCTATGTTTGCACCCATTTTACTAAGTTCATCAACAACTGTTTGAATTCGATCTGTTTCTTTTACTCTCAACTCATGCGCATCTTGGATAATAGTTTTTCCTATAGCTTGAGTAGCAGCAAGTGCAATAATTGGTATCTCATCAATTAATCGCGGGATCAAATCACCTTTGATGATCGTGCCTTTTAATTCCGAGGTTTGAATAACAAGGTCACCATAAGGTTCGGAACTTTCACTGTTTACGTTTTCGAATTGTACCTTTGCCCCCATATTTTCTAATACATCAAGTATTCCTGTTCGGGTAGGATTAAGACCAACTTTTTTTAGCGTAATTATACTGTCTGGAATTATCGCCCCGGCAACTAAAAAAAATGCAGCTGATGATATGTCTCCTGGAACTTCGATATGTGTACCTTTTAATTGTTGTCCAGCTTTTACTGAAACTGTTAGTCCGTTTTGTTCAACATTACATCCAAAAGCTTCGAGCATACGTTCAGAATGATCTCTTGATTTTGCAGGTTCTGTCACAGACGTTACCCCTTCTGCATTTAGACCTGCAAGTAAAATAGCTGATTTGACTTGTGCACTGGCGATTTTTGAATGATAATCAATCCCTTTAGTGCTGCCGCCTGTAATTTGTAGCGGAACTTTATTTCCTTCGTCATTGCCCTCTATTTTGGCACCCATCTCATTTAGTGGCTGAGTTACTCGATTCATGGGTCTTTTGGCGATTGATTCATCTCCAGTTAACACTGATGCAAATGGAGTATTGGATAAAATGCCCATCAAAAGCCTGATGGTAGTCCCTGAATTCCCTACGTATAATTCCTCTTTTGATGGCTGTAAGCCTGAAAGCCCTTTTCCTTCTATTGTTACTTGTTCATTCGTTTGTTTTATACGAACACCGAGCTTTCTGAAACAAGAAATAGTACTTAAACAATCCTCGCCAGTCAAAAAACCGTTAATTGTAGTTGTTCCCTCAGCTATGGATCCGAACATGACAGCACGATGCGAGATCGATTTATCGCCAGGAACTTTAATTGTACCGTTTAAACTTTTAATGGGATTCAGTTGTTTTTCCAATTGCGGCCACCCTTTCTTATAAAGTAATATGTGCTAAATAATCTTCATTTTGTAATAATTGCTGTGCTAGATCCCTTTCTTCTTCACTTTGGAAACTGATTCTCAGAACACCGTTTAATCCTTCTCTGACTTCCAAAATGGATATGTTTATAATACTGATTTTAGCATCAGCCAAGATCTTAGTTACTTGAGAGAGAGTCCCTACTTTATCTAATATATCAACATACAAATCTGAAAATGGCTGAATAGCCCCTTTAGACCGCACCGGCAATCCATCCCGGAATTGTTTGGCACCGTTAAAGTAATCATAAAGTTCAGCCTGGCTGCCATTTTCAACGTAAGTGATAACTGTATCCATTTCTTCTTTCCATTCATGTAAAAGCGAAAGCAAATGGGCTTTGTTCTGGCTGACGATATCGCTCCACATTTTAGGAGAACTTGATGCAATTCTAGTAATATCACGAAACCCACCTGCTGCTAATTGCTGTACTAATGGGTTACCTTCAGAATGATTTTTTGCGAGTCTTACAAGACTTGAAGCAATCAAATGAGGAAAATGACTAACGATCCCTGTGAGAAAATCATGCTCTTCAGGTTTTATCGTCAAAAGCTTAGCCCTAGTCCCTTTTAGCCATTCTTTTGATTCATTCAATTTGCTTTCAGGTGTATTTGAAACAGGTGTTAACATATAGTAAGCATTTTCGAAAAGGTGTAATTTTGCACTTTCTACACCCGTTTTATGGGACCCTGCCATTGGGTGGCCACCGATGAAGGTAATCCCTTTCTTCGCTAGTTTTTCTGCTTTTTCCATTATTGTACTTTTGGTGCTGCCTACATCCATTATCAGTGCTTTGATTGCTGGAGTAATGGAACTAATAATGTCCATTATTCTTAATGTCTCTTCGACCGGTGTAGCAATAAGGATAAGATCTGCTGTTAAAGCATCTTGTTTCCAATCCGCAGAGATTTTATCAATAATACCTAATGAAACAGCTGTCTCACAATTTTTATTAACTACGTCATATCCATAAATGACAGCATTGTGCTCTTTTTTAATCGTTAATGAAATCGATCCGCCTATTAATCCTACTCCAATCAGTAATACATTTTTCATGGAAAAGCTCCTTCTTTACCTCTCTTGCAAAAATTCATTTAACTTTATTTCTAATTCATTTGTGGTAATGGTTGTTAAATAAGGTACACCAATGTCTTTTAAAAGAACCATATGAATGTTACCTTTAGTGGCCTTCTTGTCTTTTTTCATTCGTTCAATTAGTGAAGGGACCGATAGATGTTTTGGCAGTGCAGGATAACCAAGTTCTCTAAACCACACTTTCAGATCTTTACCAAGTTGAATCGTTTCTTCTTGAAGTGATAAAGCAAATAGCATTCCAAGCGCCACTGCTTCTCCATGAGTAATCCCTTTATAATGAAGTTCTGCTTCTATTGCATGGCCAAGTGTGTGCCCGAAATTCAAGTAGGCTCTTACACCTGTTTCCCTTTCATCTTCTGTTACAACTTCATTCTTTATCTGAATACCTCTTGTGAGAGATTTAAGTAAATGGTTCTGAGATAAGGAAAGAAATGAATACAAATTATCTCGAAGCCAATAATAAAATTCTTTGTCTGCGATTAACGAATGCTTAATAACTTCAGCGAAACCTGATCTAATTTCGTTTTCAGGCAATGAAGCAAGTAATTCTGTAGAATAGATCACTGCTTCCGGTTGATGAAAAACACCGATCATGTTTTTTCCTATAGGATGGTTGATGCCTGTTTTTCCACCTACTGCACTATCGTGAGCAAGAATAGTCGTTGGAATTTGTATGAACCTTATTCCTCTCATATATGTGCCTGCAACAAATCCTGCGATATCTCCTATCATTCCGCCTCCTAATGCAAGGATGACCGATGTACGGTCAAGTCCTTTTTCTAAGGCAATGCTTTGACAGGAATAATAATTATCGAAGGATTTTTCACCGTCTCCTGCTTTCAATTGGACAGAATAATATGAATAATGATTTTCTAATAATTTCTCCACGTCATTTAAATAAAGCTTTCCTACATTTTCATCTGTAATTATTAATATGTTTTTTGGAGAAGGGTCAAGTTCTTTTAAAATCGGCACTAATTGTGATATAGTGTTCTCTCCTAAATGAACAGGATAATTTTTTGATGGCGTTGTGATTGTAATGGTCTGCATTCTAAAACGTCCTAGCACGTTCTTGATGCTGTGTGATATTTTTCTTAATGGCTTCCATATTGTCTAAACCAAACTGTTCTACAACTGCTTTAGCAAGTTCCCATGCAACTACTGATTCTGCAACAACACTTGCTGCTGGAACCGCACAGCTGTCAGATCGTTCAATACTTGCTGCAAAAGCTTCTTTAGTTTCAATATCAACACTTTGCAACGGTTTGTATAAAGTTGGGATTGGCTTCATAACGCCCCTTACAACAACAGGCATCCCAGTTGTCATTCCACCTTCAAATCCACCAGCGTTATTTGATTTTCTCGTATAGCCATGTTCAATATCCCATTTAATTTCATCATGCACTTCACTGCCAGGTTTTCGCGCTGCTTCAAAGCCAATACCAATTTCAACACCTTTAAATGCATTGATGCTCATAACTGCTGCAGCTAATTTTGCGTCAAGTTTCTTGTCATAATGGGTATAGCTTCCGACACTGACTGGCATTCCTTCAGCAATTACTTCGACTACGCCTCCAATTGAATCCCCATTCTCTTTTGCGGTATCAATTGCTTCCATCATCTTTTTGCCAGCTTGCTCATCTAAACATCTTACTGGTGATTCTTCTGTAATACTGCGTAATTCGTTAATATTTTCATAATTCGTTTCATTAGCTTTAATACCGCCTATTTCGAGTACATGCCCTCCGATTTGAACACCGAGTTCACTTAAAATTTTCTTAGCAACTGCTCCTGCAGCAACTCTAACTGTAGTCTCTCTTGCTGATGAACGCTCCAGCACATTCCTCATATCTCTATGGTTATATTTAATTGCACCATTTAAGTCAGCATGACCTGGACGAGGACGCGATATCACCCGTTTCACTTCTGTTTGATCATCTTCTAAAGGTTCAGCACCCATGATTTTTGTCCAGTGAGTAAAATCCTTGTTCTCTACTGCAAGCGTAATGGGTGATCCTAAAGTTACACCATGCCTGACTCCACTTAAAATTTGTACCTGATCTTTTTCTATTTGCATTCTGCGGCCTCGGCCATGTCCTTTTTGTCTTCTAGCCAGCTCTTCGTTAATGTCTTCTGCTAAAAGAGGCAGTCCCGCAGGTACACCCTCAATAATTGTTGTTAATTGCGGACCATGTGATTCTCCTGCAGTTAAATATCTCATTTCACATTCCTCCTGTTTGAAAGTACAAAAAAATCCCTGCTAATAGCAGGGACGAATATATCGCGTTACCACCCTAACAGCAAAGCATAGGCTTTGCCACCTTCATTGAAATAACGGATAATCCGGCTTATATATAAGCAGCTCCAGAATTGTAATTCATGAAAGGTTATGTACTGATTCGCACCACCATCAGCTCTCTAAAACAGGGAACCCGTTCATTACTGTTTTTCTATCATAGCGTTTTAACGATATAAAGTTATAGACAGTTTTAACACGTTGAAGCGTTGTTGTAAAGAAATTTCAAACGCTTGTTTAAAAATTTACATTACACTACTATATTCGTCAATAAATAGAAAAAAGATTATGTAAAAAGTAAAAAAATTTAATTATGCCCTTGACTTTCTAACGAATACCCTTTAAAGTTACAAACAATACTTTATGAGATACACGCTTTAAAGCGCGAAAGTGCCCAGTTGATAATTTTGATAAATGCTAAGCCTATTTGCGACCGCTTTAATAGGATCTAAAAAACAGAGATATATTATGAGGAGGAAACGCTGTGTCAAACGAATTGGATGTATTAAGAACTCAAATGGATGATGTTACTCTTAAAATTTTAAAACTCTTAAATGAGCGCGGTGACATTGCTCAACAGATCGGTAAATTAAAAGAAATGCAAGGTGTTAAACGTTTTGACCCGGTAAGGGAAAGAAATCTTTTGGATTTAATCGCTTCTCATAATGATGGACCATTCGAAACATCGACGGTTCAGCATATTTTCAAACAAATCTTCAAAGCAAGTTTAGAACTTCAAAAAGATGATAACCGAAAAGCCTTACTCGTTTCCCGTAAAAAGAAACCTGAAGATACAATTGTTAATGTAAAAGGTGAAAAGATTGGTGACGGAAACCCTCACTTCATTATGGGACCATGTGCTGTTGAAAGCTACGAACAAGTAAAACAAGTCGCCGAAGTAATTGCTGGAAAAGGATTAACATTAATCCGCGGCGGTGCTTACAAGCCGCGTACTTCTCCATATGACTTCCAAGGACTCGGTCTTGAGGGTCTAAAGATTTTACGTAAAGTAGCCGATGAGCACCAGCTTGCAGTTGTTAGTGAAATTTTAAATCCAAATGATATTGAAACTGCACTTGATTATGTTGATGTAATCCAAATCGGCGCTCGTAACATGCAAAACTTCGATCTATTAAGAGCAGCGGGTTCTGTAAATAAACCTGTCCTTCTTAAACGTGGCCTCGCAGCAACAATCGAAGAATTCATGTACGCTGCTGAATACATTTTAGCACAAGGCAACAGCCAAATCATCCTTTGTGAACGTGGTATTCGTACTTATGAACGTGCTACGCGTAACACATTAGATATTTCTGCTGTTCCTATCTTAAAGAAAGAAACGCATCTTCCGGTTGTTGTAGACGTTACTCACTCAACAGGAAGAAAGGATCTACTCTTACCAGCTGCTAAAGCTGCAATGGCTATCGGCGCAGATGCTGTAATGGCTGAAGTACATCCAGATCCAGCAGTAGCATTATCTGATTCTGCTCAGCAAATGGATATCCCAGAGTTCCATGAGTTCATGGATGCATTATTGAGTAAAGAAAAGATGAAATACATTCACCAATAAACTGACAATTTCATTAATTTTTATAAAAAAAGACATGCTTCTATGCATGTCTTTTTTCTTTATTTATAAGGCTGCATGGGTTATAGACAGAAAATACTTAACTTTATTAATATTTCAACTTCTTAGAATTTCCTTGAAGTTGAATATTTAGTTAATTATAATTATTTGTGTTCGACAAAAAACGACAGGAGTGAAAACTATTGGAAGCAGCATTAACAGATGGAAAAACAACTAAAAAACATCCCCGTGGTTTATATCTCTTGTTCATTACAGAGATGTGGGAAAGATATAGTTATTATGGAATGCGAGCTGTATTAGTCCTCTACCTCACTACTGCCTTAGTTAGTGGCGGTCTCGGGATGGATCCTGCAAAAGCAATGATGTTATACGGGTTTTACACGGGTGCGGTCTACTTTACCCCTTTATTAGGAGGCTGGTTAACAGATAAGTTCATGGGACTTAGAACTGCCATTACAATTGGCGGTATTACAATGGCACTCGGTGATTTTTCAATGTTTGCCTTTGATTCAAAAACAGGGGTTTATCTTGGACTTTTCTTACTTATTATAGGTAACGGATTTTTCAAACCAAACATCTCTACGTTAGTTGGAGAATTGTACCCAGATCGAAATGACAAGCGCAAAGATGCGGCGTTCACCATTTTTTATATGGGAATAAATTTAGGTGCGTTTTTTGCTCCTCTTATCGCTGGTTATTTAGCTGAAGACTTATTCCATTTTACTGATACTGATGGAATCGAACATTTTGGATTTCAATATGCTTTTCTAGCCTCATCAATTGGTATGATGATTGGTCAAATTATCTTTAATGTTTTCAGTCGAAAATATTTAGGTGATACTGGAACAAAGCCGATGAGAGCCCAAACAGCTACACCTGAAGGGACAACGGAACCTTTAACAAAAAAGGAAAAGCAGCGTACACTTGGACTAATCTTAGTGGCATGTTTCGTCGTTTTCTTCTGGGCAGGTTTTGAACAAGCAGGAAGCTCATTTACGCTATATACTCAAAAATTTTAGATCGGAATGTTTTTGGCTATACAGTGCCAACTTCTTGGTTCCAATCCATTAATCCATTATTCATCATAATTTTAGCACCAATGCTCTCAGCTTTTTGGTATAGACTATCAAATACTCCTAGAGGAGACTTAAAAGCTACTACGAAAATGGCATTTGGAATGATTTTATTAGGATTAGGGTTTTTAGTACTCATTCCTGCAGTCCTGCAAACCGGCAGTGATGAATCTAACATTACCATTAAAGCAAACATGTTATTTATTATTGTGACTTATTTATTTCATACAATTGGTGAGCTTTTCTTATCGCCGGTTGGATTATCTTTAGTAAATAAAGTGTCTCCTGTAAAAATTGCATCTCTTATGATGGGAGTTTGGTTGTTTAGTTCAGCGGTTGCTAACTTTGTATCCGGAAAACTAGCAGCTCTCACCCACTCTCTTGGCTATTTGGAAATTTTCTTAGTTATTGGAGTAGCGGCTTTTGTATTGGGATTAATTCTTCTATTGGTATCTAAAAAACTCCATGGTATGCTTTTTAATGAAGAATGACAAAAAAAGACTGACCTTAAAGTATAAACTTTGAGGTCAGCCTTTTTTCTAGTTTTAAACAGGGAATGCCATTTAGGGATATGGCATTGACGTTTTTTGTAAGTTTATGTCAGTTCGGGAGTATATGAGTAAAATTCGGTGGAATATTGGTATTTCTCGGTGGTTTATAACCAAAACCTGTTGAATTATTTCCAATACTCGTTGGATTAGCGAGTCCTGACTTTTGATTTTTGTTTAACCTTCGAAATATTCTTTGTAGTACCCCCCTACTTTGCCTGAGTTATCAACAACAAAGTAGAACTCTTCCGTTTCATTTTTTAATTCATACATTTTACCAGCAGTTAATGCCCGGTCTACCATATATTTCTCTGCATTTGTATGTACGCATTTAATTTCTCTAATTGTCGGCCGCTCTGCCCATTCTAAATGAATCATAATCGGATCACTCCTGTTTCAATTTTGTCTTTTGTAGAACTTGTTCTATTCAAATTCTAATGTGGCAAAGGGTTCTATGTCAAATAAGGTAATTCATTAGTCTATTTCATAGCCAAAGTCACTTGAAAATGGTTACAATAATAATGAAATCAGACATCTATGAATGGAGAATGAAAATGAAAGCACTCGTATTTGATAAATTTGGCGGCTCAGATGTATTAAAA
Protein-coding sequences here:
- the katA gene encoding catalase KatA; the protein is MTNERKHLTTSWGAPVGDNQNSMTAGSRGPTLIQDVHLLEKLAHFNRERVPERVVHAKGAGAHGYFEVTNDVKKYTKAHFLSEVGKCTPLFVRFSTVAGENGSADTVRDPRGFAVKFYTEEGNYDLVGNNTPVFFIRDAIKFPDFIHTQKRHPQTHLKNPNAIWDFWSLSPESLHQVTILMSDRGIPATFRHMHGFGSHTFKWVNADGDGVWVKYHFKTEQGVKNLSNELAAKLAGENPDYHTEDLFHAIKNGDFPAWKLYVQIMPLEDAKSYRFDPFDVTKVWSQKDYPLIEVGRMVLNKNPENYFAEVEQATFSPGTLVPGIDVSPDKMLQGRLFAYHDAHRYRVGANHQALPINRSRNEVNNYQRDGQMRFDHNGGSAVYYEPNSFEGPMESSENRQAAYPVDGVAESVSYDHHDHFTQAGDLYRLLSEEEKDRLVSTIIGAMEPVESDNIKLRQIGHFYKADPDYGMRIANGLSLSIPQEVK
- the aroA gene encoding 3-phosphoshikimate 1-carboxyvinyltransferase; this translates as MEKQLNPIKSLNGTIKVPGDKSISHRAVMFGSIAEGTTTINGFLTGEDCLSTISCFRKLGVRIKQTNEQVTIEGKGLSGLQPSKEELYVGNSGTTIRLLMGILSNTPFASVLTGDESIAKRPMNRVTQPLNEMGAKIEGNDEGNKVPLQITGGSTKGIDYHSKIASAQVKSAILLAGLNAEGVTSVTEPAKSRDHSERMLEAFGCNVEQNGLTVSVKAGQQLKGTHIEVPGDISSAAFFLVAGAIIPDSIITLKKVGLNPTRTGILDVLENMGAKVQFENVNSESSEPYGDLVIQTSELKGTIIKGDLIPRLIDEIPIIALAATQAIGKTIIQDAHELRVKETDRIQTVVDELSKMGANIEATEDGMIIHGKTSLKGARVDSYGDHRIGMMLSIASCIAKGETRLTNPEAVAVSYPAFYDQLKSLSNS
- a CDS encoding prephenate dehydrogenase → MKNVLLIGVGLIGGSISLTIKKEHNAVIYGYDVVNKNCETAVSLGIIDKISADWKQDALTADLILIATPVEETLRIMDIISSITPAIKALIMDVGSTKSTIMEKAEKLAKKGITFIGGHPMAGSHKTGVESAKLHLFENAYYMLTPVSNTPESKLNESKEWLKGTRAKLLTIKPEEHDFLTGIVSHFPHLIASSLVRLAKNHSEGNPLVQQLAAGGFRDITRIASSSPKMWSDIVSQNKAHLLSLLHEWKEEMDTVITYVENGSQAELYDYFNGAKQFRDGLPVRSKGAIQPFSDLYVDILDKVGTLSQVTKILADAKISIINISILEVREGLNGVLRISFQSEEERDLAQQLLQNEDYLAHITL
- the aroB gene encoding 3-dehydroquinate synthase; amino-acid sequence: MQTITITTPSKNYPVHLGENTISQLVPILKELDPSPKNILIITDENVGKLYLNDVEKLLENHYSYYSVQLKAGDGEKSFDNYYSCQSIALEKGLDRTSVILALGGGMIGDIAGFVAGTYMRGIRFIQIPTTILAHDSAVGGKTGINHPIGKNMIGVFHQPEAVIYSTELLASLPENEIRSGFAEVIKHSLIADKEFYYWLRDNLYSFLSLSQNHLLKSLTRGIQIKNEVVTEDERETGVRAYLNFGHTLGHAIEAELHYKGITHGEAVALGMLFALSLQEETIQLGKDLKVWFRELGYPALPKHLSVPSLIERMKKDKKATKGNIHMVLLKDIGVPYLTTITTNELEIKLNEFLQER
- the aroC gene encoding chorismate synthase, with translation MRYLTAGESHGPQLTTIIEGVPAGLPLLAEDINEELARRQKGHGRGRRMQIEKDQVQILSGVRHGVTLGSPITLAVENKDFTHWTKIMGAEPLEDDQTEVKRVISRPRPGHADLNGAIKYNHRDMRNVLERSSARETTVRVAAGAVAKKILSELGVQIGGHVLEIGGIKANETNYENINELRSITEESPVRCLDEQAGKKMMEAIDTAKENGDSIGGVVEVIAEGMPVSVGSYTHYDKKLDAKLAAAVMSINAFKGVEIGIGFEAARKPGSEVHDEIKWDIEHGYTRKSNNAGGFEGGMTTGMPVVVRGVMKPIPTLYKPLQSVDIETKEAFAASIERSDSCAVPAASVVAESVVAWELAKAVVEQFGLDNMEAIKKNITQHQERARTF
- a CDS encoding bifunctional 3-deoxy-7-phosphoheptulonate synthase/chorismate mutase, with translation MSNELDVLRTQMDDVTLKILKLLNERGDIAQQIGKLKEMQGVKRFDPVRERNLLDLIASHNDGPFETSTVQHIFKQIFKASLELQKDDNRKALLVSRKKKPEDTIVNVKGEKIGDGNPHFIMGPCAVESYEQVKQVAEVIAGKGLTLIRGGAYKPRTSPYDFQGLGLEGLKILRKVADEHQLAVVSEILNPNDIETALDYVDVIQIGARNMQNFDLLRAAGSVNKPVLLKRGLAATIEEFMYAAEYILAQGNSQIILCERGIRTYERATRNTLDISAVPILKKETHLPVVVDVTHSTGRKDLLLPAAKAAMAIGADAVMAEVHPDPAVALSDSAQQMDIPEFHEFMDALLSKEKMKYIHQ
- a CDS encoding DUF6501 family protein gives rise to the protein MIHLEWAERPTIREIKCVHTNAEKYMVDRALTAGKMYELKNETEEFYFVVDNSGKVGGYYKEYFEG